A single Muntiacus reevesi chromosome 9, mMunRee1.1, whole genome shotgun sequence DNA region contains:
- the LRRC32 gene encoding transforming growth factor beta activator LRRC32 codes for MSHQILLLLAMLTLGLATSQHRDKVPCRKVDKEVWCQGRGLLQVPSMLSRDIEVLNLSGNQLRSILALPLGLYTALRHLDLSTNEISFLQPGVFQALPHLEHLNLAHNRLAVGTALNTGGLGPLQHLTSLDLSGNSLYSGLAEQLLGEAPALRTLSLAENSLTRLGRHTFWGTPALERLDLHSNVLMDIEDGAFEALPRLVHLNLSRNSLTCISDFSLQQLRVLDLSCNSIEAFQTAPEPRAEYQLSWLDLRENKLLHFPDLSSLPRLIYLNASNNLIRLPAEPPRGGGEGLHAPSEGWSALPLSNPSRNASTQPLSQLLNLDLSYNEIELIPEGFLEPLTSLRSLNLSRNCLRAFEARPVGSLPCLTLLDVSHNALEMLELGARALGSLRTLLLQDNALRDLPPYTFASLASLQRLNLQGNRFSPCGGPAEPGPSGCVAFSGISSLRVLNLADNEMEILRAGAFLHTPLAELDLSSNPGLDVAPGALAGLEGSLEVLALQGNGLDVLQVDLPCFSCLKRLNLAENRLSRLPAWTQAVSLEVLDLRNNSFSLLPGSAMGGLENSLRRLYLQGNPLSCCGNGWLAAQLHQGRVDVDATQDLICRFGSQEEVSLSHVRPEDCEKGGLKNVNLIIILTFAVVSAILLTTLATCCCVRRQKFSQQYKA; via the exons ATGAGCCACCAGATTCTGCTGCTTCTGGCCATGCTGACCCTGGGCCTGGCTACCTCCCAACACCGAGACAAGGTGCCCTGTAGGAAG gtgGACAAGGAGGTCTGGTGCCAGGGCCGTGGCCTGCTCCAGGTCCCCTCGATGCTCTCGCGGGACATCGAGGTCCTCAACTTATCTGGGAACCAGCTGCGGAGCATCCTGGCCTTGCCCCTGGGCTTGTACACGGCACTTCGTCACCTGGACCTGAGCACCAACGAGATCAGCTTCCTCCAGCCAGGGGTCTTCCAGGCCCTGCCCCACCTGGAACACCTCAACCTGGCTCACAACCGCCTGGCGGTGGGCACGGCGCTGAACACTGGGGGACTGGGCCCCCTGCAGCACCTGACGTCCCTGGACCTGTCGGGGAACAGCCTGTACAGCGGCCTGGCGGAACAGCTGCTGGGGGAGGCGCCCGCGCTGCGCACCCTCTCCCTGGCGGAGAACAGCCTGACACGCCTGGGCCGCCACACCTTCTGGGGCACACCCGCCCTTGAGCGGCTGGACCTGCACAGCAACGTGCTGATGGACATCGAGGACGGCGCCTTCGAGGCCTTGCCCCGCTTGGTGCACCTCAACCTCTCCAGGAACTCCCTCACCTGCATCTCCGATTTCAGCCTCCAGCAGCTGCGCGTCCTGGATCTGAGCTGCAACAGTATCGAGGCCTTTCAGACGGCCCCGGAGCCGAGGGCCGAGTACCAGCTCTCCTGGCTCGACCTGCGGGAGAACAAACTGCTCCACTTTCCCGACCTGAGCTCACTCCCGAGACTCATTTACCTGAACGCGTCCAACAACCTCATCCGGCTCCCTGCGGAGCCACCCCGGGGTGGAGGCGAGGGCCTCCATGCGCCTTCCGAGGGCTGGTCAGCCTTGCCCCTCTCCAACCCCAGCCGCAATGCCAGCACCCAACCCCTCTCCCAGCTCTTGAATCTGGATTTGAGCTACAATGAGATTGAGCTCATCCCGGAGGGCTTTCTTGAGCCCCTGACCTCCCTGCGGTCCCTGAACCTCAGCCGGAACTGCTTGCGGGCCTTTGAGGCCCGGCCCGTGGGCTCCCTGCCCTGCCTGACGCTCCTGGATGTCAGCCACAATGCGCTGGAGATGCTTGAGCTGGGCGCCAGGGCGCTGGGGTCCCTGCGGACGCTGCTCCTACAGGACAACGCCCTACGGGACCTGCCCCCATACACCTTCGCCAGCCTGGCCAGTCTGCAGAGGCTTAACCTGCAGGGGAACCGGTTCAGCCCCTGCGGGGGCCCAGCTGAGCCTGGACCCTCGGGTTGTGTGGCCTTCTCTGGCATCTCCTCCCTCCGTGTCCTGAACCTGGCAGACAATGAGATGGAGATACTGCGGGCAGGTGCCTTCCTCCACACGCCACTGGCCGAGCTGGACCTCTCCTCTAACCCTGGGCTGGATGTGGCCCCAGGGGCCTTGGCGGGCCTGGAGGGCTCCTTGGAGGTCCTGGCCCTGCAGGGCAATGGGCTGGACGTCCTGCAGGTGGACCTGCCCTGCTTCAGCTGCCTCAAGCGGCTCAATCTGGCCGAGAACCGCCTGAGCCGCCTGCCTGCCTGGACACAGGCTGTGTCTCTGGAGGTGCTGGACCTGAGAAACAACAGCTTCAGCCTCCTTCCAGGCAGTGCCATGGGAGGCCTGGAGAACAGCCTGCGGCGCCTCTACCTGCAGGGGAACCCCCTCAGCTGCTGCGGCAATGGCTGGCTGGCGGCCCAGCTGCACCAGGGCCGTGTAGATGTGGACGCCACCCAGGACCTGATCTGCCGCTTTGGCTCTCAGGAGGAGGTGTCCCTGAGTCACGTGCGTCCCGAGGACTGTGAGAAGGGGGGGCTCAAGAACGTCAACCTCATCATCATTCTCACCTTTGCGGTGGTGTCTGCCATCCTGCTCACCACTCTGGCCACCTGCTGCTGCGTGCGCCGGCAGAAGTTTAGCCAACAGTACAAAGCCTAG